From one Brachypodium distachyon strain Bd21 chromosome 4, Brachypodium_distachyon_v3.0, whole genome shotgun sequence genomic stretch:
- the LOC100833111 gene encoding protein ZINC INDUCED FACILITATOR-LIKE 1 isoform X2, giving the protein MAGGSGEVAAAAPLLETEEKVAAYHEGCPGCAVDRRKAANAGVPYKEFFHIWIIILVSCLPISLLFPFLYFMIRDFHIAKTVEDIGFYAGFVGASYMLGRALTSTAWGMIADRIGRKPVIVFGIFSALLFNTLFGLSVNYWMAISTRFLIGSLNGLLGPIRAYAIEICRPEHQAIALSLVSTSWAIGLIVGPTIGGYLAQETLHNHKADKKGDQASESSIAHFSDPEELNEHGTSATTDKNLFKNWPLMSSIILFCIVSFEDMAYTEIFSLWAESDRKYGGLSFSTEDVGQVLAISGASILVYQTFIYPRIVGVLGPINTSRIATSLSMMLLLTYAPITHLSRPWSQIAVSIASILKNNFVVTVVTCSFILQNNSVTQHQRATANGLATTLMSLFKTFAPAGAGIVFSWAQKRQHALFFPGDQMVFFLLAIVELVQLVWTFKPFLAVPQQFCSD; this is encoded by the exons ATGGCCGGCGGCAGTGGGgaggtagcggcggcggcgccgttgcTGGAGACAGAGGAGAAGGTGGCGGCGTACCACGAGGGTTGCCCGGGGTGCGCCGTGGATCGTCGGAAGGCGGCCAACGCCGGTGTCCCCTACAAGGAGTTCTTCCACATCTGGATCATCATCCTCGTCTCAT GTTTGCCAATATCACTGCTGTTCCCCTTCTTATACTTCATG ATAAGGGACTTTCATATTGCAAAAACGGTCGAAGACATTGGATTTTATGCTGGGTTTGTGG GTGCCTCCTATATGCTCGGTAGAGCTTTAACCTCCACTGCTTGGGGGATGATAGCAGATCGTATTGGTCGAAAGCCTGTTATCGTGTTCGGAATTTTCTCTGC GCTTCTATTCAATACATTGTTCGGACTAAGTGTGAATTACTGGATGGCAATATCTACACGATTTCTTATTGGTTCTTTAAATGGTTTACTTGGCCCCATAAGA GCTTATGCTATTGAAATTTGTCGACCAGAGCACCAAGCTATTGCATTGTCACTT GTTAGCACATCATGGGCAATAGGTCTGATTGTTGGACCAACAATTGGTGGATATCTTGCACAG GAGACGTTGCATAACCACAAAGCAGACAAAAAGGGAGATCAAGCAAGTGAATCTTCTATTGCTCATTTTTCTGATCCAGAGGAGCTTAATGAGCATGGTACTAGTGCAACTACAGATAAAAACTTATTTAAGAATTGGCCATTGATGTCATCTATTATTCTCTTCTGTATCGTGTCCTTTGAAGATATGGCTTATACAGAG ATATTCTCTCTATGGGCTGAAAGTGACAGAAAGTATGGCGGCCTAAGTTTCTCAACTGAGGATGTTGGTCAAGTTCTTGCCATTTCAG GTGCTAGTATTCTGGTATACCAAACTTTTATTTACCCTCGTATTGTGGGTGTCCTTGGACCAATCAATACTTCTCGCATTGCCACA AGTCTATCTATGATGCTTCTTCTTACTTACGCACCTATCACGCATCTCTCAAGACCTTGGTCACAAATAGCAGTGAGCATTGCCTCGATTCTTAAGAACAATTTCGTC GTTACTGTTGTCACATGTAGTTTCATTCTTCAGAATAATTCTGTG ACTCAACATCAAAGAGCAACCGCAAATGGATTAGCCACCACTTTAATGTCCCTTTTCAAAACATTCGCTCCAGCCGGAGCTGGCATTGt GTTTTCATGGGCACAGAAACGCCAACATGCTCTATTCTTTCCAG GCGATCAGATGGTGTTCTTCCTTCTGGCTATCGTGGAGCTTGTGCAGCTGGTCTGGACATTCAAGCCGTTTCTAGCCGTGCCACAACAATTCTGTTCAGATTAA
- the LOC100833111 gene encoding protein ZINC INDUCED FACILITATOR-LIKE 1 isoform X1 translates to MAGGSGEVAAAAPLLETEEKVAAYHEGCPGCAVDRRKAANAGVPYKEFFHIWIIILVSCLPISLLFPFLYFMIRDFHIAKTVEDIGFYAGFVGASYMLGRALTSTAWGMIADRIGRKPVIVFGIFSALLFNTLFGLSVNYWMAISTRFLIGSLNGLLGPIRAYAIEICRPEHQAIALSLVSTSWAIGLIVGPTIGGYLAQPTEKYPKLFPTYSLFGRFPYFLPCLCISVFCFAVLISCIWLPETLHNHKADKKGDQASESSIAHFSDPEELNEHGTSATTDKNLFKNWPLMSSIILFCIVSFEDMAYTEIFSLWAESDRKYGGLSFSTEDVGQVLAISGASILVYQTFIYPRIVGVLGPINTSRIATSLSMMLLLTYAPITHLSRPWSQIAVSIASILKNNFVVTVVTCSFILQNNSVTQHQRATANGLATTLMSLFKTFAPAGAGIVFSWAQKRQHALFFPGDQMVFFLLAIVELVQLVWTFKPFLAVPQQFCSD, encoded by the exons ATGGCCGGCGGCAGTGGGgaggtagcggcggcggcgccgttgcTGGAGACAGAGGAGAAGGTGGCGGCGTACCACGAGGGTTGCCCGGGGTGCGCCGTGGATCGTCGGAAGGCGGCCAACGCCGGTGTCCCCTACAAGGAGTTCTTCCACATCTGGATCATCATCCTCGTCTCAT GTTTGCCAATATCACTGCTGTTCCCCTTCTTATACTTCATG ATAAGGGACTTTCATATTGCAAAAACGGTCGAAGACATTGGATTTTATGCTGGGTTTGTGG GTGCCTCCTATATGCTCGGTAGAGCTTTAACCTCCACTGCTTGGGGGATGATAGCAGATCGTATTGGTCGAAAGCCTGTTATCGTGTTCGGAATTTTCTCTGC GCTTCTATTCAATACATTGTTCGGACTAAGTGTGAATTACTGGATGGCAATATCTACACGATTTCTTATTGGTTCTTTAAATGGTTTACTTGGCCCCATAAGA GCTTATGCTATTGAAATTTGTCGACCAGAGCACCAAGCTATTGCATTGTCACTT GTTAGCACATCATGGGCAATAGGTCTGATTGTTGGACCAACAATTGGTGGATATCTTGCACAG CCAACAGAAAAATATCCGAAGTTATTTCCGACTTACTCGTTATTTGGAAG GTTCCCATATTTCTTACCTTGTTTGTGTATATCAGTCTTCTGCTTTGCTGTTCTTATAAGCTGCATTTGGCTCCCG GAGACGTTGCATAACCACAAAGCAGACAAAAAGGGAGATCAAGCAAGTGAATCTTCTATTGCTCATTTTTCTGATCCAGAGGAGCTTAATGAGCATGGTACTAGTGCAACTACAGATAAAAACTTATTTAAGAATTGGCCATTGATGTCATCTATTATTCTCTTCTGTATCGTGTCCTTTGAAGATATGGCTTATACAGAG ATATTCTCTCTATGGGCTGAAAGTGACAGAAAGTATGGCGGCCTAAGTTTCTCAACTGAGGATGTTGGTCAAGTTCTTGCCATTTCAG GTGCTAGTATTCTGGTATACCAAACTTTTATTTACCCTCGTATTGTGGGTGTCCTTGGACCAATCAATACTTCTCGCATTGCCACA AGTCTATCTATGATGCTTCTTCTTACTTACGCACCTATCACGCATCTCTCAAGACCTTGGTCACAAATAGCAGTGAGCATTGCCTCGATTCTTAAGAACAATTTCGTC GTTACTGTTGTCACATGTAGTTTCATTCTTCAGAATAATTCTGTG ACTCAACATCAAAGAGCAACCGCAAATGGATTAGCCACCACTTTAATGTCCCTTTTCAAAACATTCGCTCCAGCCGGAGCTGGCATTGt GTTTTCATGGGCACAGAAACGCCAACATGCTCTATTCTTTCCAG GCGATCAGATGGTGTTCTTCCTTCTGGCTATCGTGGAGCTTGTGCAGCTGGTCTGGACATTCAAGCCGTTTCTAGCCGTGCCACAACAATTCTGTTCAGATTAA
- the LOC100832801 gene encoding L-aminoadipate-semialdehyde dehydrogenase-phosphopantetheinyl transferase isoform X1, with protein MAGEHLSGARRRWLVDVARWRPSPAQFQAAAALLPPHHRAAIDRFVKEEDRKRALVSQLLQYSLVHHVLGIPFHQIDICRTVEGKPYLQNRTLNFRNFNFNTSHQGEYVGIASELLCLVGLDIVCISKPQGETALEFINNFASYLTDHEWNCVVCDNSPDEMLTEFYRYWCLKEAFVKAIGAGVGFGLQRLEFHHVHWVNISVHIDGVESSNWRFWLFKLDEVHLASIARGHPEDAVNSYKRTLSNLVIEEREFHDALEMPEGAFILQTVEQLTQLLQD; from the exons ATGGCGGGGGAGCACCTcagcggcgcgcggcggaggtggcTCGTCGACGTCGCCCGCTGGCGCCCCTCCCCCGCGCAGTTCCAGGCTGCggccgcgctcctgccgccACACCACCGCGCCGCCATTGACAG GTTTGTCAAGGAGGAAGACAGGAAACGGGCGCTCGTGAGCCAGCTGCTCCAGTACTCGCTTGTGCACCATGTTCTTGGCATCCCGTTCCACCAAATAGACATATGCCGCACAGTCGAAGGGAAACCGTATCTG CAGAATAGAACTCTGAACTTCAGAAACTTCAACTTCAACACGTCGCATCAGGGTGAATACGTCGGCATAGCGTCTGAGCTGCTTTGCCTTGTTGGCCTTGATATCGTGTGCATCTCTAAGCCTCAGGGAGAAACCGCCTTGGAGTTCATCAACAACTTCGCGTCTTACCTTACAGACCATGAGTGGAACTGTGTCGTCTGCGATAACAGTCCCGATGAGATGTTAACAGAGTTCTACAG GTACTGGTGTCTCAAAGAAGCATTTGTTAAAGCTATAGGCGCTGGGGTTGGATTTGGCTTGCAGCGCTTGGAATTCCATCATGTTCACTGGGTTAACATCTCTGTCCACATTGATGGTGTAGAGTCTAGCAACTGGAGATTCTGGCTTTTCAAGCTTGACGAAGTGCATTTG GCATCCATAGCAAGAGGGCATCCGGAGGATGCTGTAAACAGCTACAAGAGAACATTGTCCAATTTGGTCATTGAGGAGCGAGAATTTCATGATGCACTGGAGATGCCAGAAGGAGCTTTCATTCTACAGACAGTGGAACAGCTTACACAGTTACTACAAGATTAG
- the LOC100832801 gene encoding L-aminoadipate-semialdehyde dehydrogenase-phosphopantetheinyl transferase isoform X2 — protein MAGEHLSGARRRWLVDVARWRPSPAQFQAAAALLPPHHRAAIDRFVKEEDRKRALVSQLLQYSLVHHVLGIPFHQIDICRTVEGKPYLNRTLNFRNFNFNTSHQGEYVGIASELLCLVGLDIVCISKPQGETALEFINNFASYLTDHEWNCVVCDNSPDEMLTEFYRYWCLKEAFVKAIGAGVGFGLQRLEFHHVHWVNISVHIDGVESSNWRFWLFKLDEVHLASIARGHPEDAVNSYKRTLSNLVIEEREFHDALEMPEGAFILQTVEQLTQLLQD, from the exons ATGGCGGGGGAGCACCTcagcggcgcgcggcggaggtggcTCGTCGACGTCGCCCGCTGGCGCCCCTCCCCCGCGCAGTTCCAGGCTGCggccgcgctcctgccgccACACCACCGCGCCGCCATTGACAG GTTTGTCAAGGAGGAAGACAGGAAACGGGCGCTCGTGAGCCAGCTGCTCCAGTACTCGCTTGTGCACCATGTTCTTGGCATCCCGTTCCACCAAATAGACATATGCCGCACAGTCGAAGGGAAACCGTATCTG AATAGAACTCTGAACTTCAGAAACTTCAACTTCAACACGTCGCATCAGGGTGAATACGTCGGCATAGCGTCTGAGCTGCTTTGCCTTGTTGGCCTTGATATCGTGTGCATCTCTAAGCCTCAGGGAGAAACCGCCTTGGAGTTCATCAACAACTTCGCGTCTTACCTTACAGACCATGAGTGGAACTGTGTCGTCTGCGATAACAGTCCCGATGAGATGTTAACAGAGTTCTACAG GTACTGGTGTCTCAAAGAAGCATTTGTTAAAGCTATAGGCGCTGGGGTTGGATTTGGCTTGCAGCGCTTGGAATTCCATCATGTTCACTGGGTTAACATCTCTGTCCACATTGATGGTGTAGAGTCTAGCAACTGGAGATTCTGGCTTTTCAAGCTTGACGAAGTGCATTTG GCATCCATAGCAAGAGGGCATCCGGAGGATGCTGTAAACAGCTACAAGAGAACATTGTCCAATTTGGTCATTGAGGAGCGAGAATTTCATGATGCACTGGAGATGCCAGAAGGAGCTTTCATTCTACAGACAGTGGAACAGCTTACACAGTTACTACAAGATTAG